AGTTAGATGGGTCTCAATAGAACAACATGAGATGAAGTCTATGCCGTTAAAGGACGTTCCATTCATCGGTAAAacatttttctttgccacacTCACAAATAATTCAATAATACTGAACACATTTGCTGCTTGGCAGGAATCTCACTCACTCctggatataaatatttcttttcttcgaAGGGCACCGCTGTGGGGTAATCCCAACCTCTCACACCACATAGCTGAGTCAGTGTTgcggggatggagggatagaggaatTAAAACAGCTGCTGATTTATACATTAATGATACATTTGCTAGCCTCCAACAACTAAATGATAAATTCAACCTTCCCAAGTTTCTTCAACTTCTTACAAATTAGAGACTGGGTTAAGGAGAAATCTAAAGAAATATTACCAGATATCCCAAAAGAAACTCCCCTTGGAACCCCATATGTAACAAATTATGCAGATCAACAAAAGGAATAATATCTTCAATATATGGTATCATCAACGGAAAGTCACCTGTTTATGATAAAACATCGACAAAAGGGAAATGGGAAACAGACCTAGGATGTGTCTACGAGGAGGCAGACTGGCATCACCTATTGGAACAGGCACAGACGGTATtaatctccacaaaacacagacaaattcaatttaatatattccaGAGGACATACTACACCCCTTACAGGTTTCATAAAATGGACAGCAACATTTCCCCCAGATGTCAGAGATGTAAAGTGACAAACGGTGATCTTCTACACATGCTCTGGAGTTGCCCATTGATAGAAGAACTTTGGAAACGCGCCACTGAATTAACCTCAAGGATAATAGGAATTCAAATTGAACAGGACCCAAAGATATGGATTCTGGGGGACACAAGCTCTATCAATGCAAACTActataataaatactttatcttacttgcgagcactgcagtgaaaaaatgtattctgattaACTGGAAATCCGAAAAAACACCATCAATAAGACACTGGATTAATGAGCTTGTGTCTTACTGCACACCTgaaaagatattatataatgcgagagggaagcaggcagtctttggaaaaatctggggccccttcatagatattctgccatctctggacttggctgatcgtggaggtgtgagaccggcgtcaaattaagcccgctgcaggttatttattttttattttggttttattttgttgcgaGTGCTGTATTGATGACACACAACGATTACTTAAATCACATTTGTACAAATCTGAAAACCGGGAAACACTCAGACACTCCATCCTCTCTTTAGTCACCTGACACATATATATTGTCATCCATTCTAACATGTTAGTATGGATGACAATAATGAGTAAAACGGTGCTGAAACATTCATGTGGGGGAGATGGATGTATCCCCACGTGAACCCTCAATTAACTTCAAAGGACATCAGCGTGAGGATTATAGTCTTTCTATACATTAGTGCTTTTAATAGAATCCAGCTCTGCCTTCTAAGAGAAAAACTGTCCATTGCTCTCACCTTACCCTCTATTATCACACCTCTGGTCTGTTGCTTTGTAATAGTGTTAAAGACTTAAATGGGGGCTGTGTTTCAAAACAGTGCAATTATACCAACACATATGTTAACAACTAGTGCAAGACAATTAAAGTCTACATTTTCTCGTCTTATATCCTCACTACTTCCCAAACGAATACATCGTTGCTAAAAACTATTCAAAACACTTCAACGCATTACCAGTATCGTGGTGCGCCTGCCTGTTTTAGCATTGATGCATGTGTCTGGGAAGTACGACAGGATCAGTAAGACTTGGAATACACCTCACTCATGTGGGAGTTTGTGAACAGAGGTTTTGGTATAAATTGGCTGTAGAACGGAGCTGCAGGTTACACCCCCACCCCGAGTTATGTGACCTTAGCCATAGGTGGGAATGCACAAAATATTGAGTCAAAGCTTAATCTCGAAATATTCAAACagcgaaagggagagagggattatAAAGAACATACTGAATCTATGAGTGATTATACAAAGTGATTACATCCATGATATTTGCTTGATTACATATAGAGAACGTTTGTGTGTCTTCACTTCCTTTCACCCAAAAACAACAATCGGCTCCTTAATTATCATTGAGGAGCTGATTGTTCTCTGAGCAGCACTCTGCAAGACTGTTGTTTTTCTCATCTCAAAATCAAAAAACAAATTTTACAAATATGTATCGGAAATATTGTCAGTGAAATGTATTCAGAGTAAGCAGTCCTTACTCATAACTTAATATTCCAACGTGCACAATCAAAATCTATCAGTTGAATAAGCAAATCAGTTAGTAATTTATTAGGCACTTAAAGCCAAGCTAGCTGCTGCCCTTGAAATCTGATTTGTTTTATCTGCATGGACATTGGATATTATTTTATGTCCAATACGTCATCAAAAGTGTATCAATGAGGATAAAACAAAGGCAGCAGAGCACCATGAGTACAATGTAGATACTTTGATGGAACTATGTtactatttaataataatatcatatggcgtgtgtgtgtgtgtgtgtatgggaagGTTCCAAAGTGCATTAATATTTATTTGAGAATTAGGCCAAAGAAACTGACCGAAATTATATTCTTGTTCATAATATTCAAGTTATCATCCCCTGCCCCGGGAGACCCTTTTATGACACTTTTAAAAGCATCCACATATTTCATGATAAACAAAGTATGCCTATACTGTTTGAAAGGAAAATGATCTTTCTTTCCTTGTTAATACGCGTTAAATCGAAGATCAAATCATTTAGGTCACGGTTGTTCAGACTGCTCAGAGGCCTGAAGACAAGGGGCGTGTACTGATAAAAGCATGCCTCTCTAATAAAttgaagtccatgaggactccgACGCAGAGATAAAGAACCAGGCGACCAACACGTCGGATGTAGGCAACAGGCTGCAGCTGGCAAcgcaacaattaaataaatcaaaagtaagcagaagaggagtcgtacacaataaccttatacaagttaacaccattatttcagcagtgcaacaaaataggtctattaaatgtggtctcctaaatattcgatctctgtcatctaaagctgtgttactaaatgatttaatatcagataatcacattgatttatgttgcctaactgaaacctggctgagccatgaagaatatgtctgcctgaatgaatcgactcctccaagtcatattaatactcacattcctcgaggcaccggtcgaggaggtggagtagcagccatctttgaatcgagcctattaattaatcctcaaccaaaattacactacacctcatttgaaagccttgttcttagtctttcacatccaacctggaaaacactacagccaattcgatttgtgattctgtaccgccaccaggtccatattcagagtttatatctgaattctcagaatttatatcaagtttggttcttaaaaccgataaagttattattgttggagattttaatatccatgtggatgttgataatgattgccttagtgctgcattcatctccttgttggactcgattggcttctgtcagagagtacagaaacccactcacagctttggccacacgcttgatcttgttcttacttatggcgttgacattgagcatttgaacgccttcccacagaatcctcttctgtcagaccacaacctcataacttttgaatttatactaccggagtgtactccgttagtcaaaattttctacaccagatgtctaactgacagtgctgtagctaaatttaaagaagcgattccttctgtatttgattcgataccacgtctcaatataacagaggactcctggtctaactttagtccgtcccagattgatcatcttgttgacagtgccacaggctctttgagaatgacactggactcgatagcccctctgaagaagaagacagtgaggaagaggaggtttgctcctggtataaccctcagacccgcaaactaaagcaacgtcacgaaagcttgagcatatggcgttcaactaatctcaagaatcccgcttagtttggcgagatagtcttaaaacatataagaaggccctccgtaatgccagagcagcctattactcatcagtaatagaaaaaaataaaacaaccccaggtttctcttcagcactgtagccaggctgacagagagtcacagctctgtggagccgagcattcctatagacctcagtggtaatgactttatgaacttctttaatgaaaagattttaactattagggacaagattaatattctcttgcccataaccagtgccaatctgtcctcaagtggaatggccttggaaaccgctgtatgccctggtgtatatttgagggcttttctcccatcaaccgtgaccaattatcttcaacggtttctacttcgaacacgtctacctgtctcttggaccccatcccgacgaggctgcttaaagacgttttgcctttaattggcggctctctattagatattatcaatgtgtctctgctaacaggccacgtaccacactccttcaaggtggctgttattaaacctctcctgaagaagcccactctggatccagaggtgttggctaactacagaccgatctctaacctccccttcctctccaagatccttgagaaagtggtcgcaaatcagttgtgcgactttctacatcataatagtttatttgagaaatttcaatcaggatttagaaaacaccacagcaccaagacagcactggtgaaaattacaaatgacctcttaatggcagcagataaaggactcctctctgtcctggtcttgttagaccttagtgctgcattcaacaccattgaccatgacatcctattacagagactggagcagtcgattggcatttcaggcacggcactaatttggtttaaatcctatttatcagatcgatctcaatttgtatttgtaaacgatgacgcctcgataaccaccaacgttaatcacggagttccacaaggttctgtgcttggaccaattttatttaccttatacatgcttcctttgggcaatattatcaggaaacactccataaactttcattgttatgcagatgatactcaactatatttatcgataaaaccagaggagagcaaccaactctgtaaaattcaagcatgtcttaaagacataaaaacatggatgacctgcaacttcttgatgttaaactcagacaaaaccgaagtaattttaatcggccctgagcacctcagagatcaattatctggtgatgtggattctgtagatggcattgccctggcatccaacaccactgtaaagaatcttggcgttatctttgatcgggacttgtcctttaactccacgtaaagcaaatctcaaggactgcattctttcatctacgtaatatttcaaaaatcaggcacatcttgtctcaaaaagatgcagaaaaattggttcacgcgttcgttacttcgagactggattactgcaactccttattatcaggctgctctaataaatctcttaggtccctccagttgatccagaatgctgcagctcgtgttctcactaaaactaagaaaagagatcacatcactcctgcactagctgctctgcactggctccaggTAAAAtctagaatcacttttaaaattcttctcttaacctacaaagtcttgattggtgatgctccatcatatcttaaggagcttgtagtaccatattgccccactagagagctacgctcactaaatgcgggactacttgtagttccaagagtcttaaaaagtagaatgggagccagagcctttagttatcaagctcctcttttatggaaccagcttccaatttcagtccgggaggcagacacagtcacctcgtttaagagtagacttaagaccttcctctttgacagagcttatagttagggctgaatcaggtttgccctggtccagccccttgatatgctgctataggcttatagctgccggggacgttttaggatgcactgagtacctatctcctctttttctctccttaaggatgaattttcatctctcaatcacaccttactaactctgctttctcccggagtccttttgacttcacgtctcatggggtcatcggaccctatgagacggcatagatcctatctgcctgatggatcgtctgggtcgtggaattcctgctcatgactacgccactgtcctgttgagactccgcccactgttgagactccgcctcctcctccccaccgccatctgcctgatggatcgtggaggtctccatcgtggaatatgccaactatgaactattcatacactctgtcatattcattgaatgtattttaactctaaatctgtccttctgtacacatgacatctattgcatctgtccatcctggagagggatcctcctctgttgctctcctgcaggtttcttcctttttcccctgaagggttatttgggagtttttcctggtccgatgtgaggttttggggcagggatgtctatgtgtacagattgtaaagcactccgagacaaatttgtaatttgtgaaattgggctatacaaataaactgaattgaattgaattgaacacgcGCACTTTGGTTTTTCATCCTCCTTAATccgaggtctccatcgtggcaTCCGAGGAGAGGCAGCTGGTTACAGTCGGGATGAAGCTGGCTTTCATGTGTTTGTGCCTTCTGCATTTGACCGTTGTCGGTGCCGGACAATTCAACCGCAAAGAGCCTCGCAAAGACCGCGGCAATGCGCCGGCCAGAGCCCAGAAGCCTCAGCACCTCGGCACAGGTGAGTGCGCGCAGGGCTGCGCTGTTGTCACGGCGGGCGTGTGAGTCAGAGGATGAACGCAGAGATTTATTCAATCAGGAATAACCTGCACGAAACTGTATGTCAATTTCTATAGAGATAATCCGACAGTTTACGTAAAAAACATATGCTTATTCTGATATCAAATATATGTTTGGACTAGGCTTTTACACAATATGAACGATTGAAtaatattgaattatgaacacatGTATTTATAGGCTTTTTACAATTACTGAACGTGAAATGACTTTCATACGTCCTTGTCAGAGTCAATATGGTTTGTTAAAAAATGTGAAACCTTGGACATTATGTGAATATTAGTCTGTATCGTGGGATTGGACTCTGACCGTGGTCGGGCTCATCTTTATGATGTCACGTTGTGTCGGATATGAAACTGACCAGAATGAAAgataagaaggaaaaaaaaactatatttatcCCAATAAGGGAAACTAGATGTGCAATAGTTGCAAGACAGATTGTGAATATTAAATGACAAAAAACTGGTGGGATCCACCTAAAGATAAGTACAGCATTCAATTTATTGGAAGAGTGTACTTAACATTTTCCCATTTGTAATTAAACATCATGTCCCAGCATGTTATGTGAGTGAGCTGTGCGGATTTGGTGCAATATATTGTTTCTCTTGTCCTTTTTTAGTTTATTGTACATTGAGAGTGATGGAAAAGGACTTGTGTTTTGCAATGAAGCCATGTGGACTTTGATTCTGAAAAAATCAACTCTTTCATAAAACGAAAGGTGATACAATAATAGCCTACATATATCACATAGGCTATGGAAAATGTTTACAGTAACAGTATCTAAATGGCATCTTTTTTGTAGCCTATGATCCAGATTTAACTTGTCAGAACAGGACTAACTCTGTGCTTATAGGATTACTGTCAGACTAAACACATTAACGCCAAAATAATTCTTTGAAAAGGATCGAAATGGAACCTGCAAAATGTCAGACAGGCACAACATGATCTTGCAGCAGGAGGCCCTCTGCTCCTCACAGCAACTGTCATTTGCAGAGTATTAGAAACACATGTGCTAACAACAATAAAGTGGTCTTaaactttttgtgtgtgtgttttttttaatgagtggGCTCTAACAGAACTTCAAGGAGGTACGAGAGATGCAACTCATTCGCAGATTATCATCGTTTATAATAAAAAGCAGTGCAGTGCCGACGCAGATTATTCATACGAGGCGAAAATAGACCTGCTGATGCGGCAAGAAAAGCAGTATTATTTATATGCAGATGACATTCAACCATAGACAGtggtattgaagaagacttcaaactagagactgagataaactcatgtttacaatgtttactgaggtaatgaTTCAAGAAAgacagtcattttctcatagattcTATACAATCGGGAGTACTGTTTGCAACcgaaggagtcgccccctgatgctcagtagagagaatgcaagtttaggCTTAAACATTGTGAGATCACCAGTCGATTGTGTCGTGATCACAAGATAActcatttgttattttattacttATTCAAACAGCCCGAGTTGCTGACAGTGATGGACTCGGTGAAGTTAGCAGAAGGATATTAGAGATACACGTGTGATTACGtcgttttttcaaaataaggtgTCATTGAGGGTATATGCAAAGTATGTAGATGGAAACATACTGTGTCTGTGAATAAGTCCTGACAGTAACTGACGTATTTGAGTTGACGACACCTCCAGCTACCTACAGACAGAAAATCAAGAATGATATCAATTCAGATATTTACGATCGTAAAAGTTTGACATTTCTACATTTACTTTCAGTCATTTTagataacaaaatataaaacttattttaattcattcaaTTTGTCCGACATCAGTATGTAGAGATGGCCTGAAGTCAAATATATCAATTGTTGTGAGGAATTATAGAGCAATGTGTTTTATTAGCACCTCGAGTATTCAGAAATGTAACTATTCCAATGTAGAGATTTGGGATTTTTGTAATggaaagacatttatttattatttccagcaaaacaaaaataaaaatgtattttagttGCATATTTCCTATTTGTTTAATCAGTCACACATGTATCATTCGGCTAACTTCATAAAGTCCATTACTTTCAGCTCATCTGAGATCAGATAGTCTTTCTCGATGCCTTCCCTGAAAATTGTTTGAGTTTTAGATTTTAAGATTTAGGCCATATTATCTGTCCAGAAGTTTGAGGTTTTTGTTTATTCTTGCCATGCTGTTAACATTCCTCCTGATGcaaatcaaaagaaaaagaaaatgcattacatttttttatttcttttgtttgtttttcttgtataAAGACACTACAACTGCATGTCGTTATGCAACCCTGTGCTGTGCAATGACATCACATTAAACTTGAACCGTTTACAGTTTAAAGCAGCTCAAAGTCTGGGTTGGTAATCTCACTTTTTTGTGTGGACATTTTTTCTCGCTTTTTTTGGATCAGCAATCAATAAACTAAACAGTTTCTATGTCTTTCGCATGACTCTAATAAACCGTCACATCATTTAATTCAGGCGGATTGTAATGACTTGAGGGGCTACAGACACCTGCCTGTCAAAAACTATTTATTCAATTTTAATTGGGCCTCTAAGTTTGACAAGGACAGGACATGCGCTCCATGGGAATTGTTAGTGTTAGACCCTGTTTTCTCTGACATATTCTGCTTTTAATAGTTTAATCTTTTCTTCTGACATTAATCCTTTATGATGTGACTATGCAGGTAATTAGGATTTATTAGTGAATGACTAGAGGCAGCGAAGTCTCCAGGCCCCTCTGTTTGACTGTGGGtcagcggttcaatccccgcctccGCTAGCCCGAGTCGATGTGTcgttgagcaagacacttaaccccgatt
The Pseudoliparis swirei isolate HS2019 ecotype Mariana Trench chromosome 16, NWPU_hadal_v1, whole genome shotgun sequence DNA segment above includes these coding regions:
- the asip2b gene encoding agouti-signaling protein 2b; translation: MHVSGKYDRIIHEDSDAEIKNQATNTSDVSIVASEERQLVTVGMKLAFMCLCLLHLTVVGAGQFNRKEPRKDRGNAPARAQKPQHLGTGSVILSRQRPLFARRGQYERQRIHTSKPRVTPARPNGALAYSKAGPRPVKPKCSQLTQSCLPQFGCCDTNAACHCRFFNAICFCRRS